In a genomic window of Curtobacterium sp. MCBD17_035:
- a CDS encoding ABC transporter ATP-binding protein: MDTPDAVLAVLDVTDLAVAIDGRTVVSGVDLRIAPGECVALVGPSGSGKSVTARALLGLSTPGARVTAGRLELDGADLRTASERRWRRIRGHRVGYVGQEALGALDPLRPVGREVADALRLHTGLTARERLDRVAATLDRVGLDPALAGDGRRADTLSGGMRQRALIAAAIVGDPTLVIADEPTTALDAGIAVTVMETLRQVRDTGAGLLLITHDMGLVAGWADRVAVMTDGRIVESGRTASVLRTPRHPVTRALVAAAEHARVAVRCGSEVADPVGGTAGSAMAAPPAATADPAVPADPAVGAGPAVGAGPAVGAGPAVGAGPAVGAGPARHAMPPAPSAAREPVLVGEDLGARYDGWSVLEHVDLALARGRTLGVVGASGSGKTTLARVLLGLTDPATGRVRLDGAAWAPLPEAARRARRHRIAAVVQDPGSTFDERWSVERVLVDALTAGRARRAAGAVADAVDAALRRVDLDPALRPRGPRTLSGGQRQRLAIARALATGPDLLLLDEPVTALDATVQDAVLALLERLQRESGTAMLFVSHDLAAVRRMSDDVLVLDAGRVVEAGPADRVFGRPAHPVTARLLAAAERLAAG, encoded by the coding sequence GTGGACACGCCAGACGCGGTCCTCGCGGTCCTCGACGTCACCGACCTCGCCGTGGCGATCGACGGCCGGACCGTCGTCAGCGGCGTGGACCTCCGCATCGCGCCCGGCGAGTGCGTCGCGCTCGTCGGCCCGTCCGGGTCGGGCAAGTCGGTGACGGCGCGGGCCCTCCTCGGGCTCTCGACACCCGGCGCCCGCGTCACCGCGGGACGGCTCGAACTCGACGGCGCGGACCTGCGGACCGCGTCGGAGCGACGGTGGCGCCGGATCCGCGGCCATCGCGTCGGGTACGTCGGCCAGGAGGCCCTCGGCGCGCTCGACCCGCTCCGCCCCGTCGGCCGCGAGGTCGCCGACGCCCTCCGCCTCCACACCGGACTCACTGCGCGCGAGCGGCTGGACCGGGTCGCTGCCACGCTCGACCGGGTCGGTCTCGACCCCGCGCTCGCCGGCGACGGACGGCGCGCCGACACCCTGTCCGGCGGGATGCGGCAGCGGGCGCTCATCGCCGCCGCGATCGTCGGTGATCCCACACTCGTGATCGCCGACGAGCCCACCACCGCACTCGACGCGGGGATCGCCGTGACGGTCATGGAGACCCTGCGGCAGGTCCGGGACACCGGCGCCGGACTCCTCCTCATCACGCACGACATGGGCCTCGTCGCGGGCTGGGCCGACCGCGTCGCCGTCATGACGGACGGGAGGATCGTGGAGAGCGGGCGCACCGCCTCCGTCCTGCGGACGCCCCGCCATCCCGTGACACGGGCGCTCGTCGCCGCGGCCGAGCACGCGCGGGTCGCGGTGCGCTGCGGTTCCGAGGTTGCCGATCCGGTCGGTGGGACCGCCGGTTCCGCGATGGCGGCCCCGCCCGCAGCGACGGCCGATCCCGCGGTGCCTGCCGATCCTGCGGTCGGCGCCGGTCCCGCGGTCGGCGCCGGTCCCGCGGTCGGCGCCGGTCCCGCGGTCGGCGCCGGTCCCGCGGTCGGCGCCGGTCCTGCCAGGCACGCCATGCCTCCGGCCCCGTCAGCCGCCCGTGAGCCGGTGCTCGTCGGTGAGGACCTCGGCGCTCGGTACGACGGATGGAGCGTGCTCGAGCACGTCGATCTGGCGCTGGCTCGGGGCCGGACGCTCGGGGTCGTCGGCGCATCCGGGTCGGGCAAGACGACACTCGCCCGGGTGCTCCTCGGGCTGACGGACCCGGCCACCGGACGGGTGCGACTCGACGGCGCGGCCTGGGCGCCCCTCCCGGAAGCCGCGCGGCGGGCACGTCGTCACCGGATCGCCGCCGTCGTGCAGGACCCCGGGTCGACGTTCGACGAGCGATGGAGCGTCGAGCGGGTGCTCGTCGACGCACTCACCGCGGGACGCGCTCGACGTGCCGCCGGTGCCGTCGCCGACGCCGTGGACGCCGCCCTCCGCCGGGTCGACCTCGACCCCGCGCTCCGGCCCCGCGGTCCCCGCACCCTGTCCGGCGGGCAACGGCAGCGGCTCGCGATCGCCCGGGCCCTGGCGACCGGACCGGACCTGCTGCTCCTCGACGAACCCGTCACCGCGCTCGACGCCACCGTGCAGGACGCGGTGCTCGCGCTGCTCGAGCGGCTGCAGCGCGAGAGCGGGACGGCGATGCTCTTCGTCTCGCACGACCTGGCGGCGGTGCGGCGGATGAGCGACGACGTGCTGGTGCTCGACGCCGGGCGGGTGGTCGAGGCCGGGCCGGCCGATCGGGTGTTCGGGCGGCCGGCGCACCCGGTCACGGCGCGGCTCCTGGCGGCGGCGGAGCGGCTGGCGGCGGGGTAG
- a CDS encoding ABC transporter permease gives MTGIVGPGLPAADVDDAVPATVGAPGTAWRRTVRALGPSGSVAAVVVLLAVLAAVWPAALGGAHPLAVHPAQALLAPSPLHPFGTDESGRDVLARVVAGTRASLTVGVVATLVGGVAGVLLGLVAGLGGRIADAVVGRVLEVGFALPILLVALVVITVTGPGAVPATIAVGFATAPGYGRIVRGLVRTARASSVAETAVLLGRRPTWIVVHHVLPTALWPIVAVGTLGVGQAVVWASALSYLGLGTPPPAPEWGAMLADGRTYLDTAPWTSAFPGLAIVVTAAAVTVLGRRLRRLGVPR, from the coding sequence GTGACCGGGATCGTCGGCCCGGGCCTCCCGGCGGCCGACGTGGACGATGCCGTCCCCGCGACCGTCGGCGCGCCGGGTACCGCATGGCGACGCACGGTCCGCGCCCTCGGACCGTCCGGGAGCGTCGCCGCCGTCGTGGTGCTCCTCGCCGTCCTCGCCGCCGTCTGGCCGGCCGCACTCGGCGGCGCCCACCCGCTGGCGGTGCACCCTGCGCAGGCGTTGCTCGCGCCGTCCCCGCTCCATCCGTTCGGCACCGATGAGTCGGGCCGCGACGTCCTCGCGCGCGTGGTCGCCGGAACCCGCGCCTCGCTGACCGTCGGCGTCGTCGCGACACTCGTCGGCGGCGTCGCCGGGGTCCTCCTCGGGCTCGTCGCGGGGCTCGGCGGCCGGATCGCCGACGCCGTGGTCGGACGGGTGCTCGAGGTCGGGTTCGCCCTGCCGATCCTGCTCGTCGCGCTCGTCGTCATCACCGTGACCGGGCCGGGTGCGGTCCCCGCGACGATCGCCGTCGGGTTCGCCACCGCCCCCGGGTACGGGCGCATCGTCCGGGGGCTCGTCCGCACCGCGCGGGCGTCCTCCGTGGCCGAGACCGCCGTGCTGCTCGGTCGTCGCCCGACGTGGATCGTCGTGCACCACGTGCTGCCGACCGCGCTGTGGCCGATCGTCGCCGTCGGCACCCTCGGCGTCGGGCAGGCGGTCGTGTGGGCGTCGGCCCTGAGCTACCTCGGCCTCGGGACCCCGCCGCCGGCGCCGGAGTGGGGCGCGATGCTCGCCGACGGCCGGACCTACCTCGACACCGCCCCGTGGACGAGCGCCTTCCCGGGGCTCGCGATCGTCGTCACCGCGGCCGCGGTCACCGTCCTCGGGCGTCGCCTCCGCCGACTCGGGGTACCGCGGTGA
- a CDS encoding ABC transporter permease, translated as MDRPLTDGATGPAAPAAPAGPAAPAGRPDPVPRVRLGTAAAWLARRVVGAVVVLWAVATIVFVAIRAIPGDPAQAILGGPGSQASAAAVAHVRAEYGLDRPVVVQYAVFLGRLATGRLGDSYTFHTPVAALLAQELPVTLTLALAGLVVAWALAVVAAWWSTRRGRIAAALTSGIAVAASVTPHFWLGSVLIVVFATGLGWAPAVSDGTVGGWVLPAVTVAVPVAGYLAQTIRDGVLDAERSAFALAARARGESPVGLFSRHLLRHAALPGIALSAWAFGSLVSGAVVVESVFALPGIGRSLVGAVTERDMPLVAGIALVSALAYVVVLAVADLVERVVDPRATRTAPTGSSVRRTRRPRPGAPRPTTGRAAP; from the coding sequence GTGGATCGACCACTGACGGACGGCGCGACCGGTCCGGCCGCTCCGGCCGCTCCGGCCGGTCCGGCCGCTCCGGCCGGGAGGCCCGACCCCGTTCCCCGGGTCCGGCTCGGCACCGCCGCGGCCTGGCTGGCGCGCCGGGTCGTCGGGGCGGTCGTCGTCCTCTGGGCCGTGGCGACGATCGTGTTCGTCGCGATCCGTGCAATCCCCGGCGACCCCGCGCAGGCGATCCTCGGCGGGCCCGGATCGCAGGCCTCGGCCGCCGCGGTCGCGCACGTCCGCGCCGAGTACGGGCTCGACCGCCCCGTCGTCGTGCAGTACGCGGTGTTCCTCGGACGGCTGGCCACCGGGCGGCTCGGCGACTCGTACACCTTCCACACACCGGTCGCCGCCCTGCTCGCCCAGGAGCTCCCGGTCACCCTGACGCTCGCGCTCGCCGGACTCGTCGTCGCGTGGGCGTTGGCCGTCGTCGCCGCGTGGTGGTCGACCCGTCGTGGGCGGATCGCCGCCGCCCTGACGTCGGGGATCGCGGTCGCGGCGAGCGTGACGCCGCACTTCTGGCTCGGCAGCGTGCTCATCGTCGTGTTCGCGACCGGGCTCGGATGGGCCCCCGCGGTGAGCGACGGCACGGTCGGTGGATGGGTGCTCCCGGCCGTCACGGTCGCGGTCCCCGTGGCCGGCTACCTGGCGCAGACGATCCGCGACGGTGTGCTCGACGCCGAGCGGTCCGCGTTCGCCCTCGCGGCGCGAGCGCGAGGCGAGTCCCCCGTCGGCCTGTTCTCCCGGCACCTGCTGCGGCACGCGGCGTTGCCGGGGATCGCCCTGAGCGCCTGGGCCTTCGGGTCGCTCGTGTCCGGCGCGGTCGTCGTCGAGTCCGTGTTCGCACTCCCCGGCATCGGACGGAGTCTCGTCGGCGCCGTGACCGAGCGGGACATGCCCCTGGTCGCCGGGATCGCGCTCGTGTCCGCCCTCGCGTACGTCGTGGTGCTCGCGGTCGCGGACCTCGTCGAACGCGTCGTCGACCCGCGGGCGACCCGCACGGCACCGACCGGCTCGTCCGTCCGACGCACCCGCCGGCCCCGCCCGGGTGCTCCCCGGCCGACCACGGGGCGGGCCGCTCCGTGA
- a CDS encoding ABC transporter substrate-binding protein, translating to MFLDPVHKIASAVRAAVAPPLIRTRSKRVARTATTVAGATAVLLAVAACSGGSPSASSTPTHGGTLVYASGDAEPTCLDPHVGGNYPQALLASQYIEELVTMGSDRKAQPALATSWTTSSDGRTWTFHLREGVTFSDGTPFDAAAVVRNIEHVQDPATASSTGYLALGAIATATATDAHTVTLRLSRPDSALLESLSQPWVGIESPKALARSQATNCASPVGTGPFMVTKWVHGDHVSLTRNTHFTPLGNSSTKPRLSGITWRFLPDSTSRYAALKSGQVDVIDNAQPDQLHAASSTGSIRDLDAPRPGASNRLELNSGHGVFRDEQVRKAFIAGAQIDPGIRSLFLGTAKRSYSVLSSVEPLAVSDKRLFGSSPATAKRLLDADGWKVGSDGVRTKDGQRLTVTFPVSTNQSIPAERSLFQQIQASEKAVGFDVRIEQLDLSSWYAALAANHYDVVSAPYTKVGPDVLRILYDSASITPAPSGYFANLAQLSEPQLDAELEQAARTTDPTTRSTLYAEAQHRILTSRTVLPLYDQQNQFLYRSSVHGITTTSVSTPDFGTAWIDH from the coding sequence ATGTTCTTGGACCCGGTACACAAAATCGCCTCCGCCGTTCGCGCCGCGGTCGCTCCCCCGCTGATCCGCACCCGCTCGAAGCGCGTCGCGCGCACCGCGACGACCGTGGCGGGCGCGACCGCGGTCCTCCTGGCCGTCGCCGCGTGTTCCGGCGGGAGCCCGAGCGCCAGCAGCACGCCCACGCACGGCGGGACGCTCGTGTACGCGTCCGGCGACGCCGAACCGACCTGCCTCGATCCGCACGTCGGTGGCAACTACCCGCAGGCGCTCCTCGCGTCGCAGTACATCGAGGAGCTCGTCACCATGGGCAGCGACCGGAAGGCGCAGCCCGCCCTCGCGACGAGCTGGACCACGAGCAGCGACGGCCGCACCTGGACCTTCCACCTGCGCGAGGGCGTCACGTTCAGCGACGGGACGCCGTTCGACGCGGCCGCCGTCGTCCGGAACATCGAGCACGTGCAGGACCCGGCGACGGCGTCGAGCACCGGGTACCTGGCCCTCGGCGCGATCGCGACGGCGACCGCGACCGACGCCCACACGGTGACGCTGCGCCTCAGCCGCCCGGACAGCGCCCTGCTCGAGTCGCTGTCGCAGCCGTGGGTGGGGATCGAGTCGCCGAAGGCGCTGGCCCGCTCGCAGGCGACCAACTGCGCCAGCCCGGTGGGGACGGGTCCGTTCATGGTGACGAAGTGGGTGCACGGCGACCACGTCAGCCTCACCCGGAACACGCACTTCACGCCGCTCGGGAACTCGAGCACGAAGCCCCGGCTGTCCGGGATCACCTGGCGGTTCCTGCCCGACTCGACCTCGCGCTACGCGGCGCTGAAGTCCGGCCAGGTCGACGTCATCGACAACGCCCAGCCCGACCAGCTGCACGCGGCGAGCTCGACGGGGAGCATCCGTGACCTCGACGCCCCGCGGCCCGGCGCCTCGAACCGGCTCGAGCTCAACTCCGGCCACGGGGTGTTCCGCGACGAGCAGGTGCGCAAGGCGTTCATCGCCGGCGCGCAGATCGATCCGGGCATCCGCTCCCTGTTCCTCGGCACGGCGAAGCGGTCGTACTCCGTCCTGTCGAGCGTCGAGCCGCTCGCCGTGAGCGACAAGCGGCTGTTCGGTTCCTCGCCCGCAACCGCGAAGCGCCTGCTCGACGCGGACGGCTGGAAGGTCGGGTCGGACGGCGTCCGCACGAAGGACGGCCAGCGGCTCACCGTCACGTTCCCGGTGTCGACGAACCAGTCGATCCCGGCCGAGCGCAGCCTCTTCCAGCAGATCCAGGCGTCCGAGAAGGCCGTCGGCTTCGACGTCCGCATCGAACAGCTCGACCTGTCCAGCTGGTACGCCGCACTCGCCGCGAACCACTACGACGTGGTCAGTGCCCCGTACACGAAGGTCGGCCCGGACGTGCTCCGGATCCTGTACGACAGCGCGAGCATCACGCCCGCGCCGTCCGGGTACTTCGCGAACCTCGCGCAGCTGTCCGAGCCCCAGCTCGACGCCGAGCTCGAACAGGCCGCCCGCACGACGGACCCGACCACGCGGTCCACGCTCTACGCCGAGGCGCAGCACCGGATCCTCACGAGCCGCACCGTGCTGCCGCTGTACGACCAGCAGAACCAGTTCCTGTACCGGTCGAGCGTCCACGGCATCACGACCACGTCGGTGAGCACCCCGGACTTCGGGACCGCGTGGATCGACCACTGA
- a CDS encoding TetR/AcrR family transcriptional regulator → MADPEDPQAERVRRAGRPRRSSAVVLADAAAELFLEQGYAGTTVDHIAQRAGVSRATFFNYFAAKSDVMWLELDEAVGEIPALLRVSEERSPVRAVEDALLAAARRHDPQRVPWSIAQAEVMRIGPELVQSAAARIMGQHSAVAAFVADRTGERPSGLWPQTVSGAMLGAAAAAFGVWVADGVGRGPLVEYVAAALTPVAAGLDAR, encoded by the coding sequence ATGGCCGATCCGGAGGACCCACAGGCGGAGCGTGTGCGCCGAGCCGGCCGCCCGCGGCGCTCCTCGGCAGTGGTGCTCGCCGACGCCGCCGCCGAGCTCTTCCTCGAGCAGGGGTACGCCGGCACGACGGTCGACCACATCGCACAGCGTGCCGGGGTGAGCCGCGCCACGTTCTTCAACTACTTCGCCGCGAAGTCCGACGTCATGTGGCTGGAGCTCGACGAGGCCGTGGGCGAGATCCCCGCGCTCCTCCGCGTGTCCGAGGAGCGCTCGCCGGTCCGGGCCGTCGAGGACGCCCTGCTCGCCGCGGCCCGGCGGCACGACCCCCAGCGGGTGCCGTGGTCGATCGCCCAGGCCGAGGTCATGCGGATCGGCCCCGAGCTGGTGCAGAGCGCCGCGGCCCGGATCATGGGGCAGCACAGTGCGGTCGCCGCATTCGTCGCCGACCGCACGGGCGAGCGTCCGAGCGGGTTGTGGCCCCAGACGGTCAGCGGCGCGATGCTCGGCGCGGCGGCCGCGGCGTTCGGGGTGTGGGTCGCCGACGGGGTCGGGCGTGGACCCCTCGTCGAGTACGTGGCCGCGGCGCTGACCCCCGTCGCCGCGGGACTCGACGCGCGGTAG
- a CDS encoding acyltransferase — protein sequence MARPALPRGLRVFLDAVRGLAALEVVAHHLVSVNAYGGPVVLRDVFAFGQEAVMVFFLLSGFVVYANEFDRRGGVGAYLFRRLRRIYPPLVLALVLSIGVAAADRDLVAEFHPGQVLGTLVALQDNGALKPGVIVDPPFHNLALWSLSYEIAFYLVFPLLASALHRWPRLTPHLVGAVSLAAFAAYRVHPGHAVLVLAYLLVWWAGAAMARAFLQDRVGPRALAPELLWLTALTALAVGTTLRLGTGGGFAAYPLLMVRHFGVATALVTLVAVVAPTLRARPALAAALGRGLARVAAPSAFLASISYGLYVFHWPLLVQWGFPHTGPVPFAVAAVTLLALAVAGDRWAGAGLARRHRRPVAVAV from the coding sequence ATGGCGCGACCGGCACTCCCCCGCGGCCTGCGGGTGTTCCTCGACGCGGTGCGCGGACTCGCGGCGCTCGAGGTCGTCGCCCACCACCTCGTGTCGGTCAACGCCTACGGCGGACCCGTGGTCCTGCGCGACGTGTTCGCGTTCGGGCAGGAGGCCGTCATGGTCTTCTTCCTGCTCAGCGGATTCGTCGTGTACGCCAACGAGTTCGACCGGCGCGGCGGGGTCGGCGCGTACCTGTTCCGGCGTCTCCGTCGGATCTACCCGCCGCTCGTGCTCGCACTGGTGCTGTCGATCGGGGTCGCGGCGGCGGACCGCGACCTCGTGGCCGAGTTCCACCCCGGGCAGGTCCTCGGCACCCTCGTGGCGCTGCAGGACAACGGGGCGCTGAAGCCGGGGGTCATCGTCGACCCGCCGTTCCACAACCTCGCCCTGTGGTCGCTGTCGTACGAGATCGCGTTCTACCTGGTGTTCCCGCTCCTCGCGTCGGCACTGCACCGGTGGCCGCGACTGACCCCCCACCTCGTCGGCGCGGTGTCGCTCGCGGCGTTCGCGGCCTACAGGGTGCACCCCGGGCACGCCGTGCTCGTGCTCGCGTACCTGCTCGTGTGGTGGGCCGGCGCGGCGATGGCGCGTGCGTTCCTCCAGGACCGGGTCGGTCCGCGCGCGCTCGCTCCGGAGCTGCTCTGGCTCACGGCGCTCACGGCGCTCGCCGTGGGCACGACACTCCGTCTGGGCACCGGCGGCGGGTTCGCTGCCTACCCGCTGCTCATGGTCCGGCACTTCGGTGTGGCCACGGCCCTGGTGACGCTCGTCGCGGTCGTGGCGCCGACGCTGCGGGCACGGCCCGCCCTCGCCGCTGCGCTCGGCCGGGGCCTGGCCCGCGTCGCGGCGCCGTCCGCGTTCCTGGCGTCGATCTCGTACGGGCTGTACGTGTTCCACTGGCCGTTGCTCGTGCAGTGGGGGTTCCCGCACACCGGACCGGTACCGTTCGCGGTGGCCGCCGTGACGCTCCTCGCGCTCGCGGTCGCCGGGGACCGCTGGGCGGGCGCGGGGCTCGCGCGTCGGCACCGACGACCGGTCGCCGTGGCCGTCTGA
- a CDS encoding cation diffusion facilitator family transporter, producing MVSDATEDRKSTNHPDAAASGAPKPESLLTVVIAFAANLLVALAKTFASLLTGSASMVAEAAHSWADTGNEIFLLIAERRGAKQRDADHPLGYGRETYIWSMFAAFGLFTAGAIVSIYHGISELTSDEPPRDVLIGYIVLAVSACLEGTSFLQAFRQAHGAATRRRVPILRHVLQSSNPTLRAVFAEDSAALVGLVLAFLGLLLHQLTGSAVWDALGSIAVGVLLGVVAVVLIDRNRRFLIGESTSPELEDAVLAEILRKPEVERVTYLHLEFVGPSRVYLVAAIDMAGNEREEQVALRLRAVEEQLESSPYIEEAVLTLSQPGDASLVPDNDGDVPEIVEDGTLEEVATGDGRTLRA from the coding sequence ATGGTGAGCGACGCGACCGAGGACCGCAAGAGCACGAACCACCCGGACGCGGCGGCCTCGGGCGCCCCGAAGCCCGAGAGCCTGCTCACGGTCGTCATCGCCTTCGCCGCGAACCTGCTCGTGGCCCTCGCCAAGACGTTCGCGTCGTTGTTGACCGGTTCGGCGTCGATGGTCGCCGAGGCGGCGCACTCGTGGGCGGACACCGGCAACGAGATCTTCCTGCTCATCGCCGAGCGCCGGGGCGCCAAGCAGCGCGACGCCGACCACCCGCTCGGCTACGGCCGCGAGACCTACATCTGGTCGATGTTCGCGGCGTTCGGGCTGTTCACGGCCGGCGCGATCGTGTCGATCTACCACGGGATCAGCGAGCTGACCTCGGACGAACCGCCGCGCGACGTCCTCATCGGCTACATCGTGCTCGCGGTCTCCGCGTGCCTCGAGGGCACGAGCTTCCTGCAGGCGTTCCGGCAGGCCCACGGCGCGGCGACCCGACGCCGGGTGCCGATCCTCCGGCACGTGCTCCAGTCCTCGAACCCGACGCTCCGCGCGGTGTTCGCCGAGGACTCGGCGGCACTCGTCGGTCTCGTCCTCGCGTTCCTCGGCCTGCTCCTGCACCAGCTGACCGGGTCGGCCGTGTGGGACGCGCTCGGCTCGATCGCCGTCGGGGTGCTGCTCGGCGTGGTCGCGGTGGTGCTCATCGACCGGAACCGGCGGTTCCTCATCGGGGAGTCGACGTCGCCCGAGCTCGAGGACGCGGTGCTCGCGGAGATCCTCCGCAAGCCCGAGGTGGAGCGTGTGACGTACCTGCACCTCGAGTTCGTCGGGCCGAGCCGGGTGTACCTCGTCGCGGCGATCGACATGGCGGGCAACGAGCGCGAGGAGCAGGTCGCGCTCCGGCTGCGTGCGGTCGAGGAACAGCTCGAGTCGAGCCCCTACATCGAGGAGGCCGTGCTCACGCTCTCGCAGCCGGGCGACGCGAGCCTGGTGCCGGACAACGACGGCGACGTGCCGGAGATCGTCGAGGACGGCACCCTCGAGGAGGTCGCCACGGGCGACGGGCGCACCCTCCGCGCCTGA